The genomic segment TGAAGGAAGTTTTTTTGTCATTCATGTGTGCTTAGGTGAAACaataaatttctcttttctttgtaggACAGCAATGGCAAGAAGCTGCTCCTCAAAAGTGCTCTTTCCCAGAATGTGTGCACATATAAAGAGATGTTGTATCAAACAGCACTGATTCCAGGCTGTCCTCTTCACACCATCCCTTATTATTCCTACCCTGTGGCTGTGAGCTGCAAGTGTGGTAAATGTAACACTGATTACAGTGACTGTGTTCATGAGAAGGTTAGGACAAACTATTGCACTAAACCACAAAAACTCTGTAACATGTGAGCTTCCAACAGAATGTGGTAGAAATGTACCGCTGTCTGCTCACAACTAAAcataaataaaagtatttcacAACAGGTTTGCAACTTGGTGTGCACAAAGTTTTATTCTAAAGATGAATTACTACAGTTACTTTAATGAACTGGATAACCAGTGGCATGCAAAAAAAGTAGAATCACAGGATCCCATGTTTGTATATAGAACCCACCTGTAATTTACTTGGCAGAGGGGAAATATTACACGTACGTGTGAGCCTTTGCTCATAAATGCCAGGTATTATGTGAAGAGTTGCTCAGAGACAAAACATTTGATACatttaagaattttttaaaaaggcaacatGTAGTCTTATTGTTAAACATTTTAATTAGATTTTGGCATACTCTTACAGCCTTCACATTAGCAACTGTATTTTTCCATATGTGTAATATTAACTTTTTCTGAAGACCCTAGCTTCAGTGTAGTCAGCTTGGGCTAGCACATTTAGTCGAATATCTCCACTACAGTTCTGCATCATCACTTTCCATGTTTCTCTGCGTTAGTGGAGTgcacctttcttttttctgttgtagTACGTTGTTTAAAAAACTTGTCTCTTTCTCTGAGCATTGAAGGGGGTCAGTGAAATTTCAGATCTTGACACACTTCTCTGAAAGGGGAGTGTAATACCATCAAAGTCCAAGTGAAACTCAAaaactctctcccccccccccccccacaggtcAGCTGGCCCATGCTGGGGGTGAAAGTGAGCTGAGCCCCATCCTATGTGCTGAACATGTACTGGTGAGAAGTGCTTACCCAAGGATAAGAAAAATGTAAGCTAATCCAATGTTTGTTCTTTCCTAAGTCTGCCACCCCTCCTGTGAGTGTTACAGTTGCTTTAAAGCTGATGGCTCGGCGGCAAGCTCTGATTATAACAGACTAACCACTGAGAGTGAGAGCTAGTTTCCAACTAGTTCAACAGAGCAGAAGAGCTTGTAGAATCCAGTGACGGAGTTGCAACAGGAGTGGTGAAAAGGCAGTTTGGTTAAACTATCTCTGCCCAAGTAAATGGGACCTTTGCTAAACCAAAAGCACTGTAGGCAGGCTGGCAGGACTACAGCAGAGACATAAACAGGGctgaccaaaaataaataaaattctccATGCTTTCTTGACTGAGGATCAAGATTATCATTCTGCATGTCTTAGCAAATACAGCCAGAAAAATCTGGTGTGTAAATGAATGAAATGCTAGTAAAAGTATTTTAATAATCTAAAACTAAACTATTTCAGCACTAAGAATTTGCGGCTCTGTACAGATGCTTTAAGAGGTTCCAAGacctataaaataaaatttttaggtCATACATGCCGCTAAAATGTGTTTAATTACTACTGAGAACTTTGTCTTTTATCGCCCTCTCCCAGCCTCGTGTTTTGCCTTGTACAGTCAATTACATCATTATAGCTCTCTTCAGTTGTTCAGTGACTGTAAATGTgtctttatgaaaaataattttcactgTTAAAGTGGAGTATTAAGTGGAACAGGTTTATCCATGGAGATCCACATCTGCAAAGCAGCATATGTCCTCTGTCAGATATCCAGAACAAGACTGGCTTTATTTTGGCAAGTAACATCGCGAGAGCCAGGAAGATGAAGACAGACTTGCTATGCCCAGCTTGAATCCCTACCTGTTCTCAAAGATGGCCACTGTGCCTGCTGAGAATTAACCTGCTGATAACCCTCAGCACCACTGTGCATTTAGCTGTTGGCACTAGATCTGATATTAGActcttcttctgtttttgtcTTCAGCAACAGTGATACCCAAAGAAGGCAAAAATCTATCACATAGTCACTAACATACTCCTGCTTTTGTTGGAATTAATggaaattttcagttttgtttgtgtgAGATTGCAATCCCATATATCTGCTATATattttttgaccttttaaaattcTCTTGTACGTTAACTGCAAGCATCAATATTCCTTATTGGGAAAAGCCTTGCTGTGCTGATGAATGCCAGTTAGACCTTAAAACAATTTATCAAGAGTTACTTTTGATTACTTTCTATGGAGCAGCATGAAATGCTCTCCATAGTTGAGCATAGAGACAAGTAGGGAACTATTGTAAAAAGTCTTTTACCATTTCAGGGGTTGACAGATGGAGTAGCCAGAGCCAGCCATATAACCAGCTAAGAAAAATCAACAGggcagggcttttttttcccataagtTTCTGTACTATTCGGTGTGCAAACAATGGGAAGTAGATGACAGAAAAAGGAATGTTCCGAGAAAACCATATGTTAAGTTTACATGGCATTCTGTAGCCAACAGATGAAAAACAAGAAATCTACTGTTACTATCTTGGCAAGACAGCCCTAAGACTCTTGTAAAGTCCTTTAATGCCCTGTGGGTGCAGGAACTTAGTTGCTATGAGTGCATCATTCTCCCTGGCCTGACTTATGCACTTCAGTTAGCAGTGGGGTGATAGCTACAAACTTTCTACCAGGTGTGGAACAGTAGAGCTCACTCACAAGGATGCAGAAATGAAACCAAGTAATCCATTTCCTGACATTTTCTCCTCAATTTCCAGTTGGTGCTCTTCCTCACCCCTCAGTAAGGATGAAGCTGgaagtatttgatattcttgCCACAACCACAGCAGTATTGCCATTCACTCG from the Apteryx mantelli isolate bAptMan1 chromosome 25, bAptMan1.hap1, whole genome shotgun sequence genome contains:
- the TSHB gene encoding thyrotropin subunit beta; protein product: MSPFFLLFLLFGLTFGQTASLCAPSEYIIHVEKRECTYCLAINTTICAGFCMTRDSNGKKLLLKSALSQNVCTYKEMLYQTALIPGCPLHTIPYYSYPVAVSCKCGKCNTDYSDCVHEKVRTNYCTKPQKLCNM